The nucleotide sequence TCAGTTTCTTGGGATTGCTCTTTCAGGATTCGCCTAGTTGCTTGGCATTCGCGTTCAGTTTGCCTTTGCGCTTCGACTAGTTCTCCCAATAACTGCCAAACTTCTGCTGATGTGGTTGCCATCGTTTGATCCTGCATCAAATCTAATCGATCTGCCTCTAACTTTAGGATAAAGCAGGAAAAGTGGTTGCCATGCCCCCCGCGCTTATCTCCCCACCCTAGATCAAGCCATCAATATCTGAGACATGACATGATTTAAATGCCAAGCCGTGAGTAAATTTCCTCTAAATGACTAAGATGTTGTTTCGGATCAAAGCAATCAGCTAGTTCTTTTTCGGAAAGATGTTGGCTAATTTCTGCATCCGTTGCCAGGGATTGGCGAAAGTTACCACCTTCTTGATTCCAGGCCTGGTGGGCATGACGTTGGACGAGGCCATAGGCAGCTTCTCGAGTCAGGCCTTTTTCAACTAGGGCTAACAAAACCCGTTGACTGAAAATTACGCCACCGTAAAGGTTCATATTCCGGGCCATGTTTTCGGGATAAACCTGGAGCGTCCGAATCAGTTCTGTGGCTTCCACCAACATAAAGTGAGCCGTAATGGAACTGTCGGGTAAAATCACCCGTTCCGCTGCACTGTGGGAAATGTCTCGTTCGTGCCAAAGGGCAACATTTTCCAACGCCACCATCGCATTGCCCCGTAACAGCCGGGCCAGGCCAGTGAGTCGTTCCGAGCGAATCGGGTTCCGTTTGTGGGGCATGGCCGAGGAGCCTTTCTGTCCCTTGGAGAAATACTCTTCTACCTCTAAAACATCGGTGCGCTGAAGGTTGCGAATTTCCACGGCAAACCGTTCTAAGCTAGCACCGAGAAGGGCAAGAACTTGGACATAGTCAGCGTGACGATCCCGAGAAATGACTTGGGTAGAGGCGGGGTCGGGCTGGAGTCCCAATTTTTGACAGGTGAGAGCCTCAACTTGGGGACTAATGTTGGCATAGGTTCCTACGGCCCCAGAAATTTTCCCAACTGCAATGGTTTGATGAAGCTGACAGAGCCGTTGCCGTTGCCGTAAGAGTTCTGCTAACCAGCCTGCAAGCTTAAAGCCCAAGGTAATCGGTTCGGCGTGGATGCCATGACTGCGACCCACCATGATTGTGTAGCGATGTGACTGGGCCTGGGTTCGCACGGCCTGGATTAACTGCTCTAACTGGGTCGAAAGAATCGCCAAGCTAGCCACTAACTGCAAAGCTAACCCGGTATCCAAAACATCGGAACTGGTCATCCCCAGATGAATATACCGCCCAGCATCCCCCACATACTCGTTCACATTGGTCAAGAACGCAATAACGTCATGCTTAACTTCCGCCTCAATTTCCAACACCCGCTGGAGATCAAAATTAGCGTTGGCTTTGATCCTCTCCACAGGTTCAGTTGGAATTAAACCTAACTCAGCTTGAGCTTCACAGGCCGCAATTTCAACTTGTAGCCAAGTTTTTAACTTGTAAGCATCTGTCCAAATTTCGCCCATCGGGGCCAAGGTATAACGTTCAATCATAGAGAGTTACTAAGGGGTTGGTAAAAGGCCAGAAAACTGCATGGGATCAAAAAAGCTATTTCCGTTCAGGGTGACTTGCGGCATGGCCTGCCCCCATTTGGTTTAAGCGCAGAATGAGTTGATAGAGGCGGCCAAAGTCTCGCTGATTAAAGTGGAGTTTCAGGCGGGGTAAATGGGCCGTATGAATAAAGTTAGGACGATGATCCGGTTGCTCGTCTCGGAGTTCTTGGGGGGATGCGGTTGTTTTTTCAATCCTACCACTGTCTAAAATATCAGCAAAGTCTTGATTGAGTACCGCAATTTGCCCATCGTTTAGCTCTTGATTCAAACGCAAGATGAGATATTCATTGACATAGCGGCACGAGTGATAAACTCGATAGAAATTACCCAGATTAGTTAAAGCTTGCTCAACGCTATCGGTAATCGTATAAAGCTGATCATCTTCATCACTGATTAAACCATTGCCTTTAAGCTCCCGTTGAATATAATCATGCCAATTTTGCCAATAGGTTCCACCCGGCCTATCGACTAAAACCATCGGGATGGGGGGAGATTTACCCGTTTGACAGAGGGTGAGACATTCAAAGGCCTCATCGAGTGTCCCAAAGCCGCCTGGAAAAATGGCAACGGCATCACTTTCCTTGAGCAAAAAGAGCTTACGGGTGAAGAAATATTTAAAATGAATCAGGCGGGGATCACCCTCAATAAAGCTGTTAGCACCGGGTTCAAAGGGTAACTCAATATTCAAACCAAAGGAATGTCCAGGCGCGGCGCCTTTATTACCCGCTTCCATAATCCCTGGCCCGGCCCCCGTCATAATCATAAAGCCCTGTTCTGTGGCCTGGTGGGCAAAGTCATGGGCCATTTGATATTCTCGGGCATCGGGTTGTGTCCGGGCCGAACCAAAAACCGAAATTTTCCGAGTGTGACGATAGGGGGCAAAAACTTGCAAGGCTCGTTCCATGTCCCGTAAGGAGGAGCGAATTACCTTCCAATCCAGTCGGTCTAAATCTTCTTCAGCTAATCGAATCACTGTTGCTAATACGGTTTGAATTAAATCCCCATTTGTAACCGTATTAAGCTTTGGAATCAGTTGGGCTAAATCGGCTTGGAGTGAGGCTAGGGCCTCGAATGTTTGACTCATGGGGTGGCCTGGTGGGAGCGAACCTTTATTTTATCAGGTGGTGTATCCCAGCCCCGGTCTTTTAATGTTTATTGCTCCCTAGAGGAACTGATCCAGTGTGGCTTCAATCTTAGTTTTGGGAACAGCCCCAACTAACAAGTCAACTTTCTGCCCCCCCTTAAAAATCATTAAGGTTGGAATGCTGCGAATCCCATATTGAGAGGCAACTGCAGAATTTTCATCGGTATTCACTTTGACGACTTTTACTTTGCCATCGTACTCATTAGCAATTTCTTCGACAACGGGAGCCACCATCCGGCATGGCCCACACCAAGGTGCCCAGAAGTCCACAAGTACAGGTACTTCACTGTCGAGAACTTCGTCTTTAAAGGTGGCATCTGTAACTGAAACGGCTGAGGACATAGGGCAAAATCCAAACGAGCAAAACAAAAAAGCGACTATTCTTTCTCTGTCCCTTTCGTTGTCTATCCTATCACACTGTTCTATGGCTCCAGACCGGGTGATTCGGTGTTTCTGGGCCGTTGGGTGTTACATTTTATTGCGGTTTCCGACCACCATCTGGCCTGTGGGGAACATCTACCCTCAGGAGTGCTTCAATACAGCCAAGTCCCAGACCCGTTGGTTTTCCCAGGTCATTTTTGAACCGATAAAAAAGGAAACCGCCTAAACCGAAGTCCAGGCGGGGTGTGGTGTGAGGAGTGAACGGAAACATGTGTCTCCGCTAACTACTATTCTAAGTGACGGTTGCTGAACTGCTCTAGTTCCCAGGGTCTAATTTAATTTGTTGATTTTGCTGATTTTTCCTACACATAATTAGGAAATCAGGAGTTCCATAACAAACTCAGTCAAAATCCTTAGCGGCCCATACCCAGTTTTTGAGCTTTTTGATAAACTTTACCCTCAGTTAGGAGAGAGGGGGCAATCACGATCTCAACCTGCTGCATTTCGGTAATATTTTTTGCTCCTAGGGTTCCCATGCTGGTTTGGAGAGCACCCAAGAAATTATGAGTTCCATCATCCAGTTGGGCGGGGCCGCGGAGAATCTGCTCAAGAGTGCCGGTTGTCCCGACTCGAATCCGTGTCCCCCTGGGAAGAACTGGACTGGGTGTGGCCATACCCCAATGGTAGCCCCGGCCTGGTGCTTCAGCGGCCCGCGCAAAGGGAGAGCCCATCATCACAGCATCAGCCCCACAGGCAATAC is from Synechococcus sp. PCC 6312 and encodes:
- the purB gene encoding adenylosuccinate lyase, with amino-acid sequence MIERYTLAPMGEIWTDAYKLKTWLQVEIAACEAQAELGLIPTEPVERIKANANFDLQRVLEIEAEVKHDVIAFLTNVNEYVGDAGRYIHLGMTSSDVLDTGLALQLVASLAILSTQLEQLIQAVRTQAQSHRYTIMVGRSHGIHAEPITLGFKLAGWLAELLRQRQRLCQLHQTIAVGKISGAVGTYANISPQVEALTCQKLGLQPDPASTQVISRDRHADYVQVLALLGASLERFAVEIRNLQRTDVLEVEEYFSKGQKGSSAMPHKRNPIRSERLTGLARLLRGNAMVALENVALWHERDISHSAAERVILPDSSITAHFMLVEATELIRTLQVYPENMARNMNLYGGVIFSQRVLLALVEKGLTREAAYGLVQRHAHQAWNQEGGNFRQSLATDAEISQHLSEKELADCFDPKQHLSHLEEIYSRLGI
- a CDS encoding LOG family protein; protein product: MSQTFEALASLQADLAQLIPKLNTVTNGDLIQTVLATVIRLAEEDLDRLDWKVIRSSLRDMERALQVFAPYRHTRKISVFGSARTQPDAREYQMAHDFAHQATEQGFMIMTGAGPGIMEAGNKGAAPGHSFGLNIELPFEPGANSFIEGDPRLIHFKYFFTRKLFLLKESDAVAIFPGGFGTLDEAFECLTLCQTGKSPPIPMVLVDRPGGTYWQNWHDYIQRELKGNGLISDEDDQLYTITDSVEQALTNLGNFYRVYHSCRYVNEYLILRLNQELNDGQIAVLNQDFADILDSGRIEKTTASPQELRDEQPDHRPNFIHTAHLPRLKLHFNQRDFGRLYQLILRLNQMGAGHAASHPERK
- the trxA gene encoding thioredoxin, whose translation is MSSAVSVTDATFKDEVLDSEVPVLVDFWAPWCGPCRMVAPVVEEIANEYDGKVKVVKVNTDENSAVASQYGIRSIPTLMIFKGGQKVDLLVGAVPKTKIEATLDQFL